In one Phycisphaerae bacterium genomic region, the following are encoded:
- a CDS encoding DNA internalization-related competence protein ComEC/Rec2, whose translation MDDIRRKLERIDEQLAGGLGYYHKQIISTAPLLFAAAGLIAGILIQDIFDLSVWGWLAFIGVCTAATILLYVMYRSREERLPYILAYTVLICFVCLGAIRLSSYERPASNDIRNFVTGERVLATIRGFVISKPYINKNENWEFVRFTHKDPTSSFYLKLGEVETVNGWAKVGGTVRVQVDEPVLDLKAGDYIQAYCWLDRFRDATNPGQFDVSQYLARKNVFVAASVKSRDGIELLESKGKGVFTKIRGKFRATAAQALLGDSSIEENNRGLLEALLLGYRGNIGSDTYRAFRKTGLLHFISLSGMHLGILAGIVWWLCKTAGLLKRGRAIICIIALGVFLMIVPPRAPTLRAAIIVFVFCISFFFHRPPNSLNTLSLAAIILLLIRPTQLFGAGWQLSFASVLGLLLFCRRNYLFLYEGITDIFSFKEASKSKPFFQIASRPGPYLLQLFSTGFTAWVGGAGILLYHFYTINPLTVIWTIIVFPLVAGILTFGFVKIILSFLLPSAAMVLGIIVNFLSDCLIWAVKLFAQAGISQILVGHVPITMIIFYYCFILFAFFVYFRRHLLIKKVICTAMILTLVTFLGVTKWQRTHRDNLTITCLDVGHGQAILAQLPGKANILFDAGSLYSKDIGRRIVTPFLDYSGISEIDSIIISHNDVDHINGIPEIAKCCEVGGVYANEAFLDKTDQWGTAKFLKESLSKKGFRIRNLEDFNSNSAANIKILWPSEQVCQDEQLDDNDKSIVCLIEYAGRKILLCSDIEKFAQRELLRLNPSLKADVVVAPHHGSRRTISPDFLKKLDAEILIFSCSRSDREKNRIIKPTGSAKYFYTAEDGAVVVCIEKDGVIR comes from the coding sequence ATGGACGATATACGGCGGAAGTTAGAACGGATTGATGAGCAGCTTGCGGGAGGCTTGGGATATTATCACAAGCAAATCATAAGCACAGCCCCCCTGCTGTTCGCGGCGGCGGGTTTAATCGCGGGGATTTTAATACAAGACATATTCGATCTATCGGTTTGGGGTTGGCTTGCATTCATTGGGGTTTGCACGGCTGCGACAATTCTTTTGTATGTCATGTATCGCAGTAGAGAAGAACGACTACCATATATATTGGCCTATACGGTTTTGATTTGCTTTGTTTGTCTCGGTGCGATTCGGTTGAGCAGCTACGAGCGGCCTGCGAGCAACGACATTCGCAATTTTGTCACTGGGGAGCGGGTGTTGGCGACGATTCGGGGTTTTGTTATTTCCAAACCATACATCAATAAAAATGAGAACTGGGAATTTGTAAGGTTTACGCACAAAGACCCAACGAGCAGTTTTTATCTGAAGCTCGGCGAAGTTGAGACTGTCAACGGCTGGGCAAAGGTGGGCGGGACGGTGCGTGTGCAGGTTGATGAGCCGGTGCTGGATTTGAAGGCTGGCGATTATATACAGGCGTACTGCTGGCTGGACAGATTTAGAGATGCAACTAACCCGGGCCAGTTCGATGTAAGCCAATATCTGGCAAGGAAAAATGTTTTCGTTGCGGCATCGGTTAAATCGCGAGACGGTATTGAATTGCTTGAAAGTAAAGGCAAAGGCGTATTTACAAAAATAAGAGGAAAGTTTCGGGCAACAGCTGCACAAGCATTGTTGGGCGACTCGTCGATAGAAGAGAATAACCGCGGTTTGCTTGAGGCACTGCTGCTCGGTTACAGAGGAAATATCGGCAGCGATACTTACAGGGCGTTTCGTAAAACGGGACTGCTGCACTTCATCAGTCTTTCCGGGATGCATCTGGGAATTTTGGCGGGGATTGTCTGGTGGTTGTGCAAAACAGCGGGATTGCTGAAACGCGGGCGAGCGATTATTTGCATAATTGCATTAGGCGTTTTCCTGATGATAGTCCCGCCAAGGGCACCGACGCTACGAGCAGCTATAATAGTTTTTGTTTTTTGCATATCGTTTTTCTTTCACCGACCTCCCAATTCTCTTAATACATTATCATTGGCAGCAATAATCCTTTTGCTAATAAGGCCGACACAGTTATTTGGGGCCGGCTGGCAGTTATCATTTGCCTCAGTACTTGGACTTTTGCTTTTTTGTCGACGGAACTATCTATTCCTTTATGAAGGAATTACAGATATTTTTTCGTTCAAAGAAGCTTCAAAAAGCAAACCTTTTTTTCAAATAGCCTCAAGACCCGGGCCATATTTATTACAATTATTTTCTACAGGTTTTACTGCATGGGTAGGCGGGGCAGGGATTTTGCTGTATCATTTTTATACGATTAACCCCCTTACGGTTATCTGGACAATAATTGTTTTTCCATTAGTAGCCGGGATTTTGACTTTCGGATTTGTAAAAATCATTTTGTCTTTTTTATTACCGAGTGCAGCGATGGTATTGGGCATAATCGTGAATTTCCTGTCTGATTGTCTGATTTGGGCAGTAAAACTCTTCGCACAAGCAGGCATCTCGCAAATTCTTGTAGGGCACGTGCCGATTACAATGATTATCTTTTATTACTGCTTTATTCTTTTCGCTTTTTTTGTTTACTTCCGTCGCCATCTGCTGATTAAAAAAGTAATTTGCACAGCGATGATTTTAACATTGGTTACTTTCTTGGGTGTAACTAAATGGCAAAGGACACACCGGGACAATCTGACAATCACCTGTCTGGATGTCGGACACGGGCAGGCGATATTGGCCCAACTGCCGGGCAAGGCCAATATTTTGTTCGATGCAGGCTCGCTATACAGTAAAGATATCGGCAGACGGATTGTAACACCATTTCTGGATTACAGTGGAATAAGTGAAATTGACTCTATTATCATAAGTCATAACGATGTAGACCACATCAATGGGATACCTGAGATAGCCAAGTGCTGCGAGGTCGGCGGTGTTTATGCCAACGAAGCTTTTTTGGATAAGACAGACCAATGGGGCACGGCAAAATTTCTCAAAGAATCGCTAAGCAAAAAAGGATTTAGAATAAGAAACTTAGAAGATTTTAATTCAAACAGCGCCGCAAATATAAAAATACTCTGGCCGAGTGAACAGGTATGTCAGGATGAGCAATTAGACGATAATGACAAATCGATAGTTTGCCTGATTGAATATGCCGGCAGAAAAATACTTCTGTGTTCTGATATTGAAAAATTTGCACAGAGAGAACTGCTTCGACTGAATCCAAGCCTGAAAGCTGATGTTGTTGTAGCTCCTCATCATGGTTCACGCAGGACTATATCGCCGGATTTTTTGAAAAAGCTTGATGCTGAGATTTTGATATTCAGCTGCAGCCGCAGCGATCGCGAAAAAAACCGGATAATAAAGCCAACGGGTAGCGCCAAATATTTTTATACAGCTGAGGACGGTGCGGTCGTTGTTTGCATCGAGAAAGACGGTGTGATAAGATAA
- a CDS encoding alkaline phosphatase: MKNFTKTLTAIILSVVAFTVIFGCTHAETHKGDSAEKTGSLKSGQNLNDAKVKNIIFCIGDGMGLSQTALTRIQKLGPDGMLNMETMPVVGITRTHSLDSLATDSPAAGTALATGVKTNNGMIGMIPDGTKYQTILEAARDAGLRTGFAVNVQITDATPAAFGAHVKSRYEESVIAEQLLANKFNVLLGSRKEFFLPKTAHGSKREDNRNLIAEAKEMGYEYVETAEQLKSAAKPYLLGLFEHKSLTSEQPVPSLAEMTKKAIQILTANHEDSSAENSGFFLMVEGHQIDWACHLNDADKMVKQTLLFDEAVKVALDFASADGQTLVIVVADHETGGLTIRTKTYGEKAKAPYPVWSHDNHTGIPVPIYAYGPQAHIFTGVYDNTDVPRKFAKLLGITPFPKVFSEKQK, from the coding sequence ATGAAAAACTTCACGAAGACACTAACGGCGATAATCCTAAGTGTCGTTGCCTTCACAGTCATATTCGGCTGTACACACGCAGAAACACACAAAGGTGATTCAGCCGAAAAGACTGGTTCATTAAAATCTGGTCAAAACTTAAATGATGCGAAGGTCAAAAACATAATATTTTGCATCGGTGATGGAATGGGGCTGTCGCAGACGGCTCTTACGAGGATTCAGAAACTTGGGCCGGATGGTATGCTCAATATGGAAACGATGCCAGTAGTTGGCATTACCCGAACACACTCACTGGATTCTCTTGCTACCGATTCACCTGCGGCCGGCACTGCCCTTGCAACAGGGGTAAAAACCAACAACGGCATGATTGGTATGATACCTGACGGAACAAAATACCAGACAATCCTCGAAGCCGCCAGGGACGCGGGACTGCGCACGGGATTTGCCGTGAATGTCCAGATAACAGATGCTACACCGGCTGCCTTCGGTGCCCATGTAAAATCACGATATGAGGAATCAGTGATAGCAGAACAGTTACTCGCCAACAAATTCAATGTTTTGCTTGGAAGCAGAAAGGAGTTCTTTCTGCCTAAGACAGCCCACGGCAGCAAGCGAGAGGACAATAGAAACCTTATAGCCGAGGCAAAGGAAATGGGCTATGAATACGTCGAAACCGCAGAACAGCTCAAATCAGCGGCAAAGCCGTATCTGCTAGGCCTTTTTGAACACAAATCTCTTACCAGCGAGCAGCCGGTGCCGAGTCTTGCCGAAATGACGAAAAAGGCTATTCAAATTCTCACGGCTAATCACGAGGACTCTTCGGCAGAAAACTCTGGTTTCTTTCTTATGGTCGAAGGCCATCAAATAGACTGGGCGTGTCACCTCAATGACGCAGATAAAATGGTAAAGCAGACGTTGCTGTTTGACGAGGCAGTTAAAGTCGCCCTTGATTTTGCTTCGGCTGACGGCCAGACTTTGGTAATTGTTGTCGCTGACCATGAAACAGGCGGCTTGACAATCAGGACTAAAACTTATGGCGAGAAGGCTAAAGCTCCATACCCGGTATGGTCACATGATAACCATACAGGCATACCCGTTCCAATCTATGCTTACGGTCCTCAGGCGCATATATTTACCGGAGTGTATGATAACACGGATGTTCCCAGAAAATTTGCAAAACTTTTGGGAATAACTCCATTTCCAAAAGTGTTCTCAGAAAAACAAAAATAA